From a single Stackebrandtia endophytica genomic region:
- a CDS encoding serine hydrolase domain-containing protein: MTAIFDNRDEPDTIPSVSMAVLDASGLTVKAFNCSESTLFQAASISKAVAALTTLRLVADDVIGLDDDVNDHLTSWKLPGVPGQPGRVTIRQLLSHSGALTTPSFPGYPTSQPLPTLPQILDGTGDANTDPVRIDGIPGLGFRYSGGGYVILQQLLEDVTAGPFAALTEELVFTPCEMSTATYAAPGTGQAAIGHVRGQAIHGDWHRHPEQATAGMWCTPTDLINFVTAIREAANGDTALLPQDLAREMLTPQAAPLGLGMFLEADPAMNRFGHTGGNYGYGCFVTAARYGDHAAAVMTNGNEAGRFCRTARDTLMAATDWPHTPPPADEPGGTTIEEWIHRYAGEYVSDTGTSVTVGCPDGPDAWLLQPGVSVDGGPSYAVQVVNLQLAVVKGIPTQVRFEQDEHGSARGLTITQWDNELTATKRIDQPTP, encoded by the coding sequence ATGACGGCAATCTTTGACAACCGGGATGAACCCGACACCATTCCCTCGGTGTCGATGGCCGTACTCGATGCGTCCGGATTGACCGTCAAGGCCTTCAACTGCAGTGAGAGCACCCTTTTTCAAGCCGCGTCCATCAGCAAGGCGGTCGCGGCATTGACGACATTGCGACTGGTCGCCGATGATGTCATCGGTTTGGATGATGACGTCAACGACCATCTGACGTCATGGAAGCTACCCGGAGTTCCCGGACAACCAGGTCGAGTGACGATCCGTCAACTCCTCAGCCACTCCGGTGCCCTGACCACGCCGAGCTTTCCCGGCTACCCGACGAGCCAACCGCTGCCGACTCTTCCGCAGATCCTGGACGGCACCGGTGACGCCAACACCGACCCGGTGCGGATCGACGGCATCCCCGGCCTCGGCTTCCGGTACTCCGGCGGCGGATACGTGATCCTCCAACAGTTGCTGGAAGACGTGACCGCCGGACCGTTCGCCGCGCTGACCGAGGAACTGGTGTTCACGCCGTGTGAGATGTCCACCGCCACCTACGCGGCGCCGGGCACCGGGCAGGCGGCGATCGGTCATGTGCGTGGACAGGCGATCCACGGCGACTGGCATCGCCACCCCGAACAGGCCACTGCTGGAATGTGGTGCACGCCAACCGATCTCATCAACTTCGTGACCGCAATCCGGGAAGCCGCCAACGGCGACACCGCCCTGCTGCCACAGGATCTGGCCCGGGAAATGTTGACACCGCAGGCGGCACCGCTGGGCCTGGGCATGTTCCTGGAGGCCGACCCGGCGATGAACCGCTTCGGTCACACCGGTGGAAACTACGGGTACGGCTGTTTCGTCACCGCCGCACGCTACGGCGATCACGCGGCGGCGGTCATGACCAACGGCAACGAGGCGGGACGGTTCTGCCGCACCGCCCGCGACACCCTGATGGCCGCCACCGACTGGCCGCACACCCCGCCACCGGCCGACGAACCGGGCGGCACCACCATCGAGGAGTGGATCCACCGGTACGCCGGCGAGTACGTGTCCGACACGGGGACCTCGGTGACCGTCGGTTGCCCGGACGGACCGGACGCCTGGCTGCTGCAGCCCGGAGTGTCCGTCGACGGCGGGCCCAGCTACGCCGTCCAAGTCGTCAATCTTCAACTGGCGGTGGTGAAGGGTATTCCGACTCAGGTGCGATTCGAGCAGGACGAGCACGGCAGCGCTCGCGGTCTCACCATCACCCAGTGGGACAACGAGCTGACGGCGACGAAACGCATCGACCAACCGACACCGTGA